The Bombus vancouverensis nearcticus chromosome 2, iyBomVanc1_principal, whole genome shotgun sequence genome window below encodes:
- the LOC117162828 gene encoding uncharacterized protein LOC117162828 yields MHLKKIFALFVAGLAVAQAVPTSKTEETLEKEILKLEEEVKDLERSKKSVLYLNPPPTLFPTQTYSIQVPGQSSMQTLSIQQPESVQTLSIQANGQPGQLLNIQSAPQVAETISIQSNGQPAQLLNIQSVPQAVETVSIQANGQQTQLFNIQPAPQTVETLSIQQPAQTFSIQANGLPNQLLNIQSVPQAVETLSIQQPVQTLSIQANGQPTKLFNIQPVPQTVETLSIQSNGQPAQLLNIQSGPQTVETLSIQSNPQQPAVLNIQSGAQSVETLSIQPAGQPVQTLSFIQGQPSATVIAQPSSSFTEIIQSAQPVPAQTNVNIVQQPSVSVKESVVVSNDPVVETITREVVKPVAEEIIVSPVQNEVVMDVASVVPTYREQVVVSPSNSFFMMSDPEMLSYVNVPQMQFYNPRVLTAVRPANLVIEEPMRVVKESVVDTMQSRMLGGRVTESVVSRVF; encoded by the coding sequence ATGCATCTGAAGAAAATATTCGCACTGTTCGTTGCGGGCCTGGCAGTAGCCCAGGCTGTCCCAACGTCGAAGACCGAAGAAACTTTGGAAAAGGAGATCCTGAAGTTGGAAGAAGAAGTGAAGGACCTGGAGAGATCTAAGAAGTCGGTGCTATATTTAAATCCGCCTCCGACGCTCTTCCCAACTCAAACCTACAGTATTCAGGTACCTGGGCAATCATCGATGCAGACCCTAAGTATCCAACAGCCTGAATCTGTCCAAACCTTGAGCATTCAAGCCAATGGTCAACCAGGTCAGCTCCTCAACATTCAATCAGCGCCACAGGTTGCCGAAACCATTAGCATTCAATCTAATGGTCAACCAGCTCAGCTTCTTAACATCCAATCGGTGCCACAGGCTGTTGAAACCGTAAGCATTCAAGCTAATGGCCAACAAACTCAACTTTTCAATATCCAACCGGCACCACAAACTGTTGAAACGCTCAGCATTCAACAACCTGCTCAAACTTTCAGTATCCAAGCCAATGGACTACCAAACCAGCTCCTTAATATCCAATCCGTACCGCAAGCTGTCGAAACTCTCAGCATCCAACAACCAGTTCAAACCTTGAGTATCCAAGCCAATGGTCAGCCAACTAAACTTTTCAATATTCAGCCCGTCCCACAAACTGTCGAAACTCTTAGTATTCAATCCAATGGCCAACCAGCTCAGCTCCTCAATATTCAATCGGGACCACAAACTGTCGAAACTCTCAGCATCCAGTCCAATCCTCAACAGCCTGCAGTCCTCAATATCCAATCTGGAGCGCAATCTGTCGAAACTCTCAGCATCCAGCCAGCAGGACAGCCTGTTCAAACTCTGAGCTTTATCCAGGGACAACCTAGCGCCACCGTGATCGCTCAGCCGAGTTCGTCATTCACGGAGATCATTCAATCGGCTCAACCTGTGCCGGCGCAAACCAACGTGAACATCGTTCAACAACCTTCGGTTTCGGTCAAGGAATCTGTGGTGGTGTCAAACGATCCAGTCGTCGAAACAATCACCCGGGAAGTTGTCAAGCCCGTGGCGGAAGAAATCATCGTTTCGCCAGTACAAAATGAAGTAGTCATGGACGTTGCTTCGGTGGTACCAACTTACAGAGAGCAGGTGGTCGTTTCGCCATCCAACTCTTTTTTCATGATGTCGGATCCGGAGATGCTGTCCTACGTGAATGTACCTCAAATGCAGTTCTACAACCCAAGAGTTCTGACAGCAGTGAGGCCTGCGAACCTGGTGATAGAGGAACCAATGCGCGTAGTAAAGGAGAGCGTGGTCGACACCATGCAAAGCAGAATGTTGGGCGGCCGTGTGACCGAGTCAGTGGTCTCGCGCGTATTCTAA